From Tubulanus polymorphus chromosome 9, tnTubPoly1.2, whole genome shotgun sequence, a single genomic window includes:
- the LOC141910632 gene encoding low choriolytic enzyme-like: protein MAAFVIGIINCALFLGTSVAVPNNDVDIKQPIMSEVEFEAYKQQHPTEFSGLYQGDIDISNFGSFRNLQQGARKWPNNTVYFETEFFDLSERVEIYKTMDELTDATSGCIKFKIKSSNTKNFLSIGPHTRCFSSVGMVGGRQLVGLSFACVKQRYTIMHELLHALGFIHEQSRPDREQFVKVFWENVKPEERHNFEIVQADTLGTPYTYGSLMHYGVFAFSKNRISTIVPRQKDVEIGRNKLHPIDVERIKRLYGCMPKCQ from the exons ATGGCGGCGTTTGTTATCGGAATTATCAACTGCGCGTTGTTCCTCGGAACTTCTGTAGCGGTTCCCAACAACGATGTTGATATAAAACAGCCGATTATG AGTGAAGTAGAATTCGAGGCTTACAAAC aACAGCATCCCACGGAGTTTTCAGGTCTTTACCAAGGAGATATTGACATCAGCAATTTTGGATCC TTTAGGAATTTACAACAAGGAGCGAGGAAATGGCCGAACAACACAGTTTACTTTGAAACAGAATTTTTCG ATCTCTCGGAAAGAGTTGAAATCTATAAAACCATGGATGAACTGACAGATGCTACAAGCGGCTgtataaagtttaaaatcaaatctagcAATACGAAAAACTTCCTCAGTATCGGACCACATACACG TTGTTTCTCGTCGGTTGGAATGGTCGGTGGCAGACAGTTAGTAGGATTGAGTTTTGCGTGTGTGAAACAACGTTATACGATAATGCACGAATTGTTACACGCGCTTGGATTCATTCACGAACAATCGCGTCCTGATAGGGAACAGTTCGTTAAAGTATTCTGGGAAAACGTAAAACCAG AGGAGAGACACAATTTCGAGATAGTGCAAGCTGATACTCTGGGCACTCCGTACACGTATGGCTCATTGATGCACTACGGTGTATTCGCATTCAG TAAGAATCGTATATCGACAATCGTTCCTCGACAGAAAGATGTCGAAATCGGTCGTAACAAACTACATCCGATAGATGTCGAGCGAATCAAACGCTTGTACGGTTGTATGCCGAAATGTCAATAA
- the LOC141911406 gene encoding uncharacterized protein LOC141911406, translating to MTLTNTRYGYKIRAFKCIRIVVNLNTDFVQQNRMVSLKVIALLLVLGLVAVQAKSSGNDIELETGEDSGKRIEKRYKAAIATEAIKAALALGTNLLDSISQHYYTNEAMTCYWNDWRARDARARIERTFRHCRFSRYKRIWGWVSGRWYCLMKQVACKALGHALGK from the exons ATGACTCTCACTAATACGAGATATGGCTATAAAATCAGAGCTTTCAAATGCATTCGAATCGTTGTTAACCTCAACACCGACTTCGTCCAGCAAAACAG AATGGTTTCGCTGAAAGTCATCGCGCTGCTCCTGGTTCTGGGACTGGTTGCCGTTCAGGCAAAAAGCTCGGGTAATG ACATCGAACTCGAAACTG GGGAGGACTCGGGAAAGAGAATAGAAAAACGCTACAAGGCGGCCATCGCAACTGAAGCCATCAAAGCAGCTCTCGCACTGGGTACGAATCTTCTGGACAGCATCTCGCAACATTACTACACCAACGAAGCCATGACCTGTTACTGGAACGATTGGAGAGCACGTGACGCCCGCGCCCGTATCGAGAGAACCTTTAGACATTGTCGATTCTCACGCTACAAACGTATCTGGGGTTGGGTAAGCGGAAGATGGTACTGTCTGATGAAACAGGTTGCCTGCAAAGCTCTGGGTCACGCTCTCGGCAAATAA
- the LOC141911409 gene encoding uncharacterized protein LOC141911409, giving the protein MVSLKVIALLLVLGLVAVQANNPGNDIELETGEDSGKRLEKRGPVAGAIAVEAIKAALQLGTNLLDSISQHYYTNKAMTCYWNDWRARDARARIERTFRHCRFSRYKRIWGWVSGRWYCLMKQVACKTLGHALGK; this is encoded by the exons ATGGTTTCGCTGAAAGTCATCGCGCTGCTCCTGGTTCTGGGACTGGTTGCCGTTCAGGCAAATAACCCGGGTAATG ACATCGAACTCGAAACTG GGGAGGACTCGGGAAAGAGATTAGAAAAACGTGGGCCGGTCGCCGGAGCTATAGCCGTCGAAGCCATCAAAGCAGCTCTCCAACTTGGTACCAATCTTCTGGACAGCATCTCGCAACATTACTACACCAACAAAGCCATGACCTGTTACTGGAACGATTGGAGAGCACGTGACGCCCGCGCCCGTATCGAGAGAACCTTCAGACATTGTCGATTCTCACGCTACAAACGTATCTGGGGTTGGGTAAGCGGAAGATGGTACTGTCTGATGAAACAGGTTGCTTGTAAAACTCTGGGTCACGCTCTCGGTAAATAA
- the LOC141910633 gene encoding uncharacterized protein LOC141910633: protein MAAALPTGSMLANANFSLGNITGGGAFGGGGFGNIFAGFVDPAAFFESLGYGFPWPYLYIGDYPTGFFGDALEGLMKRHAYSVYLAVLAVTDLLNVLIRLIFYLNLLGVWLGYGYIVRPFVGPWSCAATSYVYYLVTALSNWMIIVVSVDRLVALVFPLAYLRLGSKSTAKKIIASMFTFTIIIWAYQLIPGVANHYIAGACLVKLATDFANVIFTTIALSHGSFLVIAIVNAIVIKTLRKNSAFGSNDKKAQATNRVTKLFLAISITFMICATPGAVLSTVYTIRPDLKIVGVIAEVMLLVWDASYSINFILYVFTSPEVREIVLKMFCCSGGGDK, encoded by the exons ATGGCGGCAGCTTTACCAACGGGATCCATGCTCGCCAACGCGAACTTTTCGTTAGGAAACATCACGGGTGGTGGCGCTTTCGGCGGTGGCGGTTTCGGTAATATTTTTGCCGGCTTCGTCGACCCGGCTGCTTTTTTCGAATCGCTCGGGTACGGATTCCCGTGGCCGTACTTGTACATCGGCGACTATCCGACCGGGTTTTTTGGTGACGCCCTGGAAGGTCTG ATGAAACGACACGCCTACAGCGTGTATCTCGCAGTTCTTGCCGTCACCGATCTGCTGAACGTGCTGATCAGACTTATTTTCTATCTAAACCTGCTCGGTGTATGGCTCGGTTACGGTTATATCGTTCGACCGTTCGTCGGGCCTTGGTCGTGCGCGGCGACGTCCTACGTGTATTACCTAGTAACGGCGCTCAGCAACTGGATGATTATCGTCGTGTCGGTCGACCGATTGGTGGCGCTAGTGTTCCCGTTGGCGTATCTACGGCTAGGCTCGAAATCGACGGCGAAGAAAATCATCGCCAGTATGTTTACCTTTACGATAATCATCTGGGCTTATCAGCTGATACCGGGCGTCGCTAATCATTACATAGCAGGTGCGTGTTTGGTGAAGTTAGCGACCGACTTCGCGAACGTGATCTTCACGACGATCGCTTTGAGTCACGGGTCGTTTTTAGTGATCGCGATCGTTAACGCGATCGTGATAAAGACGTTGCGCAAAAACTCGGCGTTCGGCAGCAACGACAAAAAGGCGCAGGCGACGAACCGCGTTACGAAATTATTTCTGGCGATTTCGATAACTTTTATGATTTGCGCGACACCTGGCGCCGTGTTGAGTACTGTTTACACGATTCGACCCGATTTGAAGATTGTAGGAGTGATTGCGGAGGTTATGCTGCTCGTCTGGGACGCCTCATATTCCATTAACTTCATTCTGTACGTGTTTACATCACCGGAAGTGCGAGAAATCGTCCTTAAGATGTTTTGCTGTTCCGGCGGCGGCGACAAATAA